In one window of Azospirillum ramasamyi DNA:
- a CDS encoding acyl carrier protein → MIAGIRSVLAECGGLAVDAGSLAVDDDLYAAGLTSHGCVGLMLGLEEQFDVEFPEKLLNRRTFESIAAIRDAVRGLIDGGEA, encoded by the coding sequence ATGATCGCCGGAATCCGCTCGGTCCTGGCCGAATGCGGCGGACTGGCGGTCGACGCCGGCAGCCTTGCCGTCGATGACGATCTCTATGCAGCCGGACTCACCTCCCATGGCTGCGTCGGCCTGATGCTGGGGCTGGAGGAGCAGTTCGACGTCGAGTTTCCGGAAAAGCTGCTGAACCGCCGCACCTTCGAGAGCATCGCTGCGATCCGCGACGCGGTGCGCGGCCTGATCGACGGGGGCGAGGCGTGA
- a CDS encoding acyl-CoA dehydrogenase family protein, with product MNAAPAGAAPNLSVRARAIGADIAAPHAEAVDREGRFPAEAFDALRRERLLGAMVPADLGGGGASLFEVAAACHALARGCASTGMIYAMHQIQVACLVNHGSNGWHRELMARMAAEQLLLGSATTEAETGGDIRNSVCAVVADQEADRFTLAKNASVISYGDQSDVILVTARRHPDAPSSDQVLVVLTRDDYRLEKTILWDAMGMRGTCSDGYRLEAAGVTGQILPLPYADLSAQTMLPVTHILWSSTWLGIAADAVSRARAFVRSEARRKPGATPACAVRLAEATAKLQQMKTVILTAIRQYELACGSPELFTTLSFATAMGTLKVTTSELVREVVEAAIRTCGLAGYRNDTPYSLGRHLRDAHSAALMIGNDRIMSHIATQLLVQRDGSGPFE from the coding sequence GTGAACGCCGCCCCGGCCGGCGCGGCTCCGAACCTTTCGGTCCGCGCGCGCGCCATCGGGGCGGACATCGCCGCCCCCCATGCCGAAGCGGTGGACCGCGAGGGCCGTTTCCCGGCCGAGGCCTTCGATGCCCTGCGCCGGGAAAGGCTGCTGGGCGCCATGGTGCCGGCGGATCTCGGCGGCGGCGGCGCCTCGCTGTTCGAGGTGGCGGCGGCCTGCCATGCGCTGGCCCGCGGCTGCGCCTCCACCGGCATGATCTATGCCATGCACCAGATTCAGGTCGCCTGTCTGGTCAACCACGGCAGCAACGGCTGGCACCGCGAGCTGATGGCGCGCATGGCGGCCGAACAACTGCTTCTCGGCTCCGCCACGACGGAGGCGGAGACCGGCGGCGACATCCGCAACAGCGTCTGCGCCGTCGTCGCGGACCAGGAGGCCGACCGTTTCACATTGGCGAAGAACGCCTCCGTCATCTCCTATGGCGACCAGTCGGACGTGATCCTGGTCACCGCCCGCCGCCATCCAGACGCGCCGTCGTCGGATCAGGTGCTGGTGGTGCTGACCCGCGACGATTACCGGCTGGAGAAGACGATCCTGTGGGACGCGATGGGCATGCGCGGCACCTGCTCCGACGGCTACCGGCTTGAGGCGGCGGGCGTCACCGGCCAGATCCTGCCGCTGCCCTACGCCGACCTGTCGGCCCAGACCATGCTGCCGGTGACGCACATCCTGTGGAGCAGCACCTGGCTCGGCATCGCCGCCGACGCGGTCAGCCGCGCCCGTGCCTTCGTCCGGTCGGAGGCCCGGCGCAAGCCCGGCGCCACCCCGGCCTGCGCGGTGCGGCTGGCCGAGGCGACGGCGAAGCTGCAGCAGATGAAGACCGTCATCCTGACCGCCATCCGCCAATACGAGCTGGCCTGCGGCTCGCCGGAACTGTTCACCACCCTGTCCTTCGCCACCGCGATGGGCACGCTGAAAGTCACCACGTCGGAACTGGTGCGCGAGGTGGTGGAGGCGGCGATCCGCACCTGCGGGCTGGCCGGCTACCGCAACGACACGCCCTACAGCCTCGGCCGCCACCTGCGCGATGCCCATTCCGCCGCCCTCATGATCGGCAATGACCGGATCATGTCGCACATCGCCACTCAGCTTCTCGTCCAGCGGGACGGGTCGGGGCCATTCGAATGA
- a CDS encoding amino acid--[acyl-carrier-protein] ligase, protein MNMLDIGAAQTAYRDELVAAGLLIPTGVDGLYGRSGVFEDVVERFDALVTRRGGADGAEVMRFPPALNRRHFEESDYLKSFPHLAGTIHSFAGDEKAHRTLLRRLEDGQDWTGDQAATDVVMTPAACYPVYPTIARRGALSDDGKLIDVFSYCFRHEPSIDPARMQMFRMREYIRIGTPEQVVAFREAWLERGREMMASLEVPLEIDVANDPFFGRAGAMLSSSQREQKLKFELLIPVTSTEKPTACLSFNYHQDHFGHIWDIRTADGGIAHTACVGFGMERVALALFRHHGFDPAGWPAAVRKVLWG, encoded by the coding sequence ATGAACATGCTCGACATCGGGGCGGCCCAGACGGCCTATCGCGACGAGCTGGTGGCGGCCGGACTGCTGATCCCCACCGGCGTGGACGGCCTCTATGGCCGCAGCGGCGTTTTCGAGGATGTGGTGGAGCGCTTCGACGCGCTGGTCACCCGCCGGGGCGGCGCCGACGGGGCGGAGGTGATGCGCTTCCCTCCGGCCCTGAACCGCCGGCATTTCGAGGAAAGCGACTATCTGAAGAGTTTCCCCCATCTTGCCGGCACCATCCACAGCTTCGCCGGGGACGAGAAGGCGCACCGCACCCTGCTGCGCCGGCTGGAGGACGGGCAGGACTGGACCGGGGATCAGGCGGCGACCGACGTGGTGATGACGCCGGCCGCCTGCTACCCGGTCTATCCGACCATCGCCCGGCGCGGCGCGCTGTCCGATGACGGCAAGCTGATCGACGTCTTCTCCTACTGTTTCCGGCACGAGCCGTCGATCGACCCCGCCCGCATGCAGATGTTCCGCATGCGCGAATACATCCGCATCGGCACGCCCGAGCAGGTGGTGGCGTTCCGCGAGGCGTGGCTGGAGCGCGGCCGCGAGATGATGGCTTCGCTGGAGGTGCCGCTGGAGATCGACGTGGCCAACGATCCCTTCTTCGGCCGGGCCGGCGCCATGCTGTCGAGCAGCCAGCGCGAGCAGAAGCTGAAGTTCGAGCTGCTGATCCCCGTCACCAGCACGGAGAAACCGACCGCCTGCCTCAGCTTCAACTATCACCAGGACCATTTCGGCCATATCTGGGACATCCGCACCGCCGACGGCGGCATCGCCCACACCGCCTGCGTCGGCTTCGGGATGGAGCGGGTGGCGTTGGCGCTGTTCCGCCACCATGGCTTCGACCCGGCCGGCTGGCCGGCGGCGGTCCGCAAGGTGCTGTGGGGCTGA
- a CDS encoding DUF1839 family protein: MWTRHQPDGHDRHPLHRGERIWLETNCYVDLWIEALHARGLDPLAMLGFTVTQDFEGDQFTFFKVPLEDLETLYGLRVQELAIYDSVESHVAEQLARSRGGNPGGGDPGGDPGGGLVLVEVDGFHLPDTRGASYGTTHVKTTVGIVRIDPAARTMDYFHNAGFHRLEGTDYDGIAAAAAGPLFPYVEFVKPGRPALEGRALMDAALALLRRHLARRPAGNPIAAYRAAFPEHLDRLLSRPMEYFHLYAFNLLRQLGANFELLGAHTRWLDGPAEAEEACRTIAEGAKAMQFQLARTVARRKAPDLTDGFDRMERAYDTALGTLALHYG; encoded by the coding sequence ATGTGGACCCGGCACCAGCCCGACGGCCATGACCGCCATCCCCTGCACCGGGGCGAGCGGATCTGGCTGGAGACAAACTGCTACGTCGATCTGTGGATCGAGGCGCTGCACGCCCGCGGGCTCGACCCGCTGGCGATGCTGGGATTCACCGTCACCCAGGATTTCGAGGGCGACCAGTTCACCTTCTTCAAGGTGCCGCTGGAGGATCTGGAGACGCTGTACGGCCTGCGCGTGCAGGAGCTGGCGATCTACGACAGCGTCGAATCCCATGTCGCGGAGCAGTTGGCGCGCAGCCGGGGCGGCAACCCTGGCGGCGGCGATCCCGGCGGCGATCCCGGGGGCGGACTGGTGCTGGTCGAGGTCGACGGCTTCCATCTGCCGGACACCCGCGGCGCCTCCTACGGCACCACGCATGTCAAGACCACGGTCGGCATCGTCCGCATCGACCCGGCGGCGCGGACGATGGACTATTTCCACAACGCCGGCTTTCACCGGCTGGAGGGGACCGATTACGACGGCATCGCCGCAGCGGCGGCCGGGCCGCTGTTCCCCTATGTGGAGTTCGTGAAGCCGGGCAGGCCGGCGCTGGAAGGCCGGGCGCTGATGGACGCGGCATTGGCGCTTCTGCGCCGCCACCTCGCGCGCCGGCCGGCAGGGAACCCGATCGCGGCCTACCGTGCCGCCTTCCCGGAGCATCTGGACCGGCTGCTGTCCCGGCCGATGGAGTATTTCCACCTCTACGCCTTCAACCTGCTGCGCCAGCTCGGCGCCAATTTCGAGCTTCTGGGCGCCCACACCCGCTGGCTCGACGGCCCCGCGGAGGCGGAGGAGGCTTGCCGGACCATCGCCGAGGGTGCGAAGGCGATGCAGTTCCAGCTGGCGCGGACGGTCGCCCGGCGCAAGGCGCCCGACCTGACCGACGGCTTCGACCGGATGGAACGGGCCTACGACACCGCCCTGGGCACGCTGGCCCTGCATTACGGGTGA